A genome region from Triticum aestivum cultivar Chinese Spring chromosome 2B, IWGSC CS RefSeq v2.1, whole genome shotgun sequence includes the following:
- the LOC123041194 gene encoding protein C2-DOMAIN ABA-RELATED 8 — translation MASEPVIGKLSVRVVRGHNLVIADSLTHTSDPYVVLCYGSQKVKTSIQKKNANPLWNDVLVLPVTNPTKPVKLEVFDEDKFTADDSMGVAEFNVTDIYDGAKLDLKHASDGTRIKTIYPVGTNYLGGESQVSWKNGKVVQDLILKLKNVDSGSVVLQLEWVHVPGVTLTVVVKFVLEVEQIRGTVCGYTEV, via the exons ATGGCGTCGGAGCCGGTGATCGGGAAGCTCAGCGTCCGCGTTGTCCGAGGCCACAACCTCGTCATCGCCGACTCGCTCACCCACACCAGCGACCCCTACGTCGTCCTCTGCTACGGCTCCCAG AAGGTGAAGACTAGCATTCAGAAGAAAAATGCCAATCCCTTATGGAATGATGTATTGGTGCTCCCTGTCACAAATCCTACAAAGCCAGTGAAACTT GAGGTTTTTGATGAGGATAAATTCACAGCGGATGACAGCATGGGAGTGGCTGAGTTCAACGTAACTGATATCTATGACGGTGCAAAGCTGGATCTAAAGCATGCCTCTGACGGAACCAGGATCAAGACGATCTACCCAGTTGGCACAAACTACCTTGGCGGTGAGAGCCAGGTGTCGTGGAAGAATGGCAAGGTCGTCCAAGACTTGATTCTGAAGCTGAAGAACGTTGACAGTGGCTCTGTCGTGCTACAGCTGGAATGGGTTCACGTCCCTGGTGTTACCCT TACTGTGGTTGTGAAGTTTGTGCTTGAAGTTGAACAAATAAGAGGCACCGTTTGTGGTTACACTGAGGTGTAA